Proteins from one Ascaphus truei isolate aAscTru1 chromosome 19, aAscTru1.hap1, whole genome shotgun sequence genomic window:
- the LOC142469938 gene encoding deoxyribodipyrimidine photo-lyase-like, giving the protein MAGAECAVADMRDMKRQLEAGSVQADEFFCMVLSLLGSDRTLTQFPELVRSLGNSNPILHSELLQIHAAYFCKEPTDSGTLGSDVDLEFAIALSLQEHPSTVHPPRCSPVNPSYEFQTQNSKLSFADAAKRSPAQSRNPDRKSSLNPKGATLNDDVVTNGFAQNIERPKAIEQERTGVDNSYSGQPEPEDCVLNPGDGGGDFFHVESSTPKQTNTKRSRRSRRKKMSSLPRSPVTMKPAVVWFRRDLRLHDNPALIAALELGVPIIPVFLWCLSEENGQNFTLATGGASKYWLHHALLQLNQSLLHKFGSHIIFRVNKSCTQELLSIVRETGADTVIVNAVYEPWLKERDDLISETLKEQGVVFKKSHSYCLYEPYSMSTEGIGLRGIGSVTHFMSCCKRNCSTPIGTPIESPTSLPIPSCWPDSINLEKLNLSRMPRRKDGTVIDWAATIRQSWDFREDGAYKCLENFLEDGIKYYEKDSGRADKPHTSHLSPYLHFGQISPRTVLHEAYFTKKNVPKFLRKLAWRDLAYWLLVLFPDMPVEPIRPAYKSQRWSSDHDYLQAWQKGLTGYPLVDAAMRELWLTGWMNNYMRHVVASFLVAYLHIHWVHGYRWFQDTLVDADVAINAMMWQNGGMSGLDHWNFVMHPVDAALTCDPYGSYVKKWCPELAGLSDEYIHKPWKCAPSQLRRTGVVLGQNYPHRIILDLEERREQSLKDVVEIRQKHSEYIDKVSGCDMVHIPDQLLALTLGCLDGEDEVIKNRTDCFLLPVITRREFKYKTLEPNAKDNPYDTVLKGYVSRKRDETVAYMNERHFTASTINESAQRYERRERINRIIEGLPQPKDPRNKSRRTPRQDPFTVIPPSYLHLAN; this is encoded by the exons ATGGCCGGAGCTGAGTGTGCAGTGGCAGATATGAGGGATATGAAGCGGCAGCTGGAggctggatctgtgcaggctgaTGAATTCTTTTGCATGGTGCTGTCCTTATTGGGCAGTGACAGAACCCTCACCCAGTTCCCTGAGCTGGTCCGGAGTCTGGGAAACAGCAATCCCATTCTGCATTCAGAATtattacagatacacgctgcctACTTTTGCAAG GAACCCACTGACTCAGGAACTTTAGGTTCTGATGTGGATTTAGAATTTGCCATAGCTTTATCTCTCCAAGAACATCCTTCCACCGTACACCCTCCCAGGTGTTCTCCTGTTAACCCAAGTTATGAATTTCAGACACAAAACTCTAAGCTTTCGTTTGCTGATGCTGCCAAAAGATCACCTGCTCAAAGCCGGAATCCAGATCGGAAATCCTCATTAAACCCCAAAGGTGCAACTCTAAATGATGATGTAGTCACAAATGGTTTTGCTCAAAACATAGAGAGGCCTAAAGCAATTGAGCAGGAGAGGACAGGTGTAGATAATTCTTATAGTGGTCAGCCTGAGCCGGAGGATTGTGTTCTAAACCCTGGTGACGGTGGTGGAGATTTTTTCCACGTAGAGTCTTCAACTCCAAAACAAACTAACACTAAAAGGAGCAGAAGAAGCAGAAGAAAGAAAATGTCATCTCTACCAAGGAGCCCTGTAACCATGAAACCGGCAGTAGTTTGGTTTAGGAGAGACTTACGTTTGCATGATAACCCAGCATTAATTGCTGCTCTTGAGCTTGGAGTGCCAATCATCCCTGTGTTCTTGTGGTGTTTGAGTGAGGAAAATGGTCAAAACTTCACACTGGCCACAGGCGGTGCATCAAAATACTGGCTTCACCATGCCTTGCTCCAGCTTAACCAGTCTCTACTACATAAATTTGGCAGCCATATTATTTTTCGGGTGAACAAGTCTTGCACCCAAGAACTTCTGTCCATTGTTCGGGAGACTGGGGCAGACACCGTCATAGTGAATGCAGTGTACGAGCCATGGTTAAAAGAAAGAGATGATCTTATATCAGAGACATTAAAGGAACAAGGGGTTGTTTTCAAAAAGAGCCATTCGTACTGCTTGTATGAACCATACTCTATGAGTACTGAAGGGATTGGACTTAGAG GTATTGGCTCTGTGACCCATTTCATGAGTTGCTGTAAAAGGAACTGCTCCACTCCAATAGGAACGCCGATAGAATCTCCCACTAGCCTTCCCATTCCCTCTTGCTGGCCTGATTCTATCAACCTGGAGAAGCTGAATTTATCAAGAATGCCACGTAGGAAAGATGGCACTGTG ATTGACTGGGCAGCTACTATTAGGCAATCCTGGGACTTCCGTGAAGACGGAGCTTATAAATGTTTAGAGAACTTCCTTGAAGATG GAATAAAATACTACGAGAAGGATTCAGGCCGTGCGGACAAACCTCACACAAGCCATCTCTCTCCGTATCTTCACTTTGGTCAAATTAGCCCCCGTACAGTGTTACATGAAGCCTATTTCACCAAGAAAAATGTACCAAAATTTCTTAGGAAGCTCGCTTGGCGGGACCTGGCTTATTGGCTGCTTGTCCTGTTCCCAGACATGCCGGTGGAACCCATCAGACCTGCATATAAA AGTCAGCGTTGGAGCAGTGACCATGATTATCTGCAGGCCTGGCAGAAGGGACTGACCGGATACCCGCTAGTAGATGCTGCGATGAGAGAGCTTTGGCTCACAGGCTGGATGAATAACTACATGAGACATGTGGTTGCCTCCTTTCTGGTGGCTTATCTGCACATTCATTGGGTGCATGGTTACCGATGGTTCCAG GACACCCTTGTGGATGCGGATGTTGCCATCAACGCCATGATGTGGCAGAACGGGGGCATGTCAGGACTGGACCACTGGAACTTTGTAATGCATCCTGTGGATGCTGCACTGACTTGTGACCCCTACGGGTCCTACGTGAAGAAGTGGTGTCCAGAGCTTGCAGGTTTGTCCGATGAATACATCCACAAGCCCTGGAAATGTGCCCCGTCTCAGCTTCGACGGACAG gtGTAGTCCTAGGTCAAAACTACCCCCATCGCATAATTCTGGACTTAGAAGAAAGAAGGGAACAGTCTTTAAAAGACGTAGTAGAAATCCGTCAGAAGCACTCAGAATACATAGACAAGGTTTCTGGGTGTGATATGGTGCACATCCCTGATCAGCTCCTGGCCCTCACCTTGGGATGTCTTGACGGAGAAGATGAAGTCATCAAGAACCGCACAGACTGCTTCCTGTTGCCCGTCATCACCCGGAGAGAGTTCAAATATAAGACCCTGGAACCCAATGCAAAGGACAACCCATACGACACTGTGCTAAAGGGCTATGTCAGTCGCAAGCGAGATGAGACCGTGGCTTACATGAACGAGAGGCATTTCACAGCCAGCACCATCAATGAAAGTGCTCAGAGGtatgaaaggagagagaggattaACAGGATAATAGAAGGACTACCTCAACCCAAAGATCCCAGGAATAAGAGCCGGAGAACTCCAAGGCAAGATCCCTTCACAGTAATACCTCCCTCTTATCTGCATCTTGCTAATTAG
- the LOC142469940 gene encoding protein phosphatase 1 regulatory subunit 3D-like, producing the protein MDTMPTHRILLPRNFSCTAVLYGDTPGPQEEEDEEEEPAGNPKEQSKPPTRGREPTVVPQSPTSRRRAKSLPTPAERRRLEVAPRKKEVRFADALGLELISIRHYSDAELPRVPYHVLAGLRCGEACPAGVGLSALLLRAAPCPSHLEPLFPEPGSQAGFLERVRQRRVCLETVSTDPFSVSGELRVLNLSFEKEVTVRYTVDSWGTSYEVTATYLRGCSDRYTDRFSFKLLCPALLTKEGELEFAIRYRVCGAEYWDNNDGGNYKVKSHKATVSPPKEFDNAWIHFI; encoded by the coding sequence ATGGACACCATGCCCACGCACCGCATCCTCCTGCCCCGCAACTTCAGCTGCACCGCCGTGTTATACGGGGACACCCCGGGgccacaggaggaggaggacgaggaggagGAGCCAGCGGGGAATCCCAAGGAGCAGAGCAAACCCCCCACCCGGGGGAGGGAGCCCACCGTAGTCCCTCAAAGCCCCACTTCGCGCAGGAGAGCCAAGTCCCTACCCACCCCCGCGGAGCGCAGGCGCTTGGAGGTGGCCCCGCGGAAGAAGGAGGTGCGCTTCGCCGACGCGCTGGGTCTGGAACTTATTTCCATTCGGCATTACAGCGACGCGGAGCTGCCCCGGGTCCCCTACCACGTGCTGGCCGGGCTGCGCTGCGGGGAAGCCTGCCCcgcgggggtggggcttagcgCGCTGCTGCTCCGCGCTGCCCCTTGCCCCTCCCACCTGGAGCCGCTCTTCCCTGAGCCGGGCTCCCAGGCGGGATTCCTGGAGAGGGTGAGGCAGCGCAGGGTGTGCCTGGAGACCGTGAGCACCGACCCCTTCAGTGTCAGCGGGGAGCTGCGGGTCCTCAACCTGTCCTTTGAGAAGGAGGTGACGGTCAGGTACACCGTGGACTCCTGGGGGACCTCTTATGAGGTGACAGCCACCTACCTGCGGGGCTGCAGCGATAGGTACACGGACCGCTTCTCCTTCAAGCTGCTGTGCCCGGCGCTGCTCACCAAAGAGGGGGAGCTGGAGTTTGCCATCCGGTACCGGGTGTGCGGAGCCGAGTACTGGGACAACAATGACGGGGGCAACTACAAGGTCAAGAGCCACAAAGCCACAGTGTCACCACCCAAGGAGTTTGATAACGCGTGGATCCACTTTATATAG